A DNA window from Boseongicola sp. contains the following coding sequences:
- the dapE gene encoding succinyl-diaminopimelate desuccinylase, which produces MSIDAADLTARLIRCPSVTPEDGGAIPLLQEILSDAGFECFRADRKGIANLVARWGGKSHPKTFGFNGHTDVVPIGDVNDWTYDPFAAEVVDGKMFGRGSTDMKSGVAAFVAAAVDRVRDNPPEGAILIAITGDEEADAVDGTAAILDWMVESGEAMDVCLVGEPTCPERLGDMIKIGRRGSMSAFFTATGIQGHAAYPHRARNPVPALAQLVSSLAQHKFNDQTEHFDATTLAVTTFDTGNPATNVIPATCKATVNIRFNDSKSSKMLTEWLRSTMLRIAAESGIEIGMDLAVSGESFMTPPGQLSDLVANAARAETGIDPELSTTGGTSDARFVRAHCPVVEFGLVGQTMHQVDERVDVDDIHRLKKIYRRILDDYFAG; this is translated from the coding sequence ATGAGTATCGACGCCGCTGATTTGACCGCCCGCCTGATCCGTTGTCCTTCGGTAACCCCGGAAGACGGAGGCGCAATTCCGTTATTGCAGGAAATACTGTCTGACGCCGGGTTTGAATGCTTTCGGGCAGACCGCAAGGGTATCGCAAATTTGGTCGCGCGCTGGGGCGGTAAATCACACCCAAAGACCTTTGGGTTCAATGGCCATACAGACGTGGTTCCCATAGGAGATGTTAACGACTGGACCTACGACCCCTTTGCGGCCGAAGTGGTTGACGGCAAGATGTTCGGTCGTGGCAGCACAGACATGAAGTCTGGCGTTGCAGCGTTTGTTGCCGCTGCGGTCGACCGGGTCCGCGATAATCCACCCGAAGGCGCTATCCTGATCGCGATCACAGGTGATGAAGAGGCTGACGCTGTTGATGGCACTGCTGCGATACTTGATTGGATGGTCGAAAGCGGCGAGGCCATGGATGTCTGTTTGGTTGGCGAGCCCACTTGTCCTGAACGTCTGGGAGATATGATAAAAATCGGCCGCCGAGGCTCAATGAGCGCATTTTTTACAGCGACCGGAATTCAAGGGCACGCCGCATATCCGCACCGCGCTCGAAATCCTGTTCCGGCACTGGCGCAGCTGGTCAGTTCTTTGGCACAGCATAAATTCAACGATCAAACAGAGCATTTCGACGCGACGACATTGGCTGTCACGACATTCGACACCGGAAATCCCGCAACAAATGTTATCCCTGCTACCTGCAAAGCCACGGTGAATATCCGTTTCAACGACAGTAAATCATCAAAAATGTTAACGGAATGGTTGCGGTCGACTATGTTAAGAATTGCCGCGGAGAGCGGAATCGAAATCGGAATGGATTTGGCGGTTTCAGGGGAAAGTTTTATGACTCCGCCTGGACAGTTGTCAGATCTGGTCGCGAATGCGGCGCGAGCCGAAACCGGGATTGACCCTGAGCTTTCAACAACAGGGGGCACGTCGGATGCCCGGTTTGTGCGCGCACATTGCCCAGTCGTCGAGTTCGGGCTGGTCGGTCAAACAATGCATCAGGTAGATGAACGCGTTGACGTCGATGATATTCACCGCCTCAAGAAAATCTATCGACGGATTCTTGACGATTACTTCGCTGGCTGA
- a CDS encoding IS3 family transposase (programmed frameshift), protein MRQTTGTRRSPGEKIVKEIKRATRKQYSSEEKIRIVLDGLRGEDSIAELCRREGISQGIYYKWSKDFMEAGKRRLAGDTARAATTDEVKDLRREARDLKEVVAEQTLELRLLKKHDRRWGRPRMRYAASEKLEIIRLVEGSHLSARRTLAKLGIPRTTFYRWYDRYRQRGDAGLVDQAPKPRHVWNRIPDEVRRKVVKLALQETELSPRELAVTFTDRERYFVSESSVYRALKAHDLITSPAFIVLKAANEFKDKTTAINQLWQTDFTYLKVLGWGWFYLSTILDDYSRYIISWKLCTNMRAEDVTDTLDLALQASGCDQVHVIHKPRLLSDNGSSYVSGDLAEWLQDKGMKHSRGAPYHPQTQGKIERWHQTLKNRILLENYFLPGDLETQIEAFVDHYNHKRYHESLNNVTPADVYFGRDKAILRQRERIKRKTLEARRLHHRQRAA, encoded by the exons ATGAGACAGACAACTGGAACTCGCAGGAGCCCCGGCGAGAAGATCGTCAAAGAGATCAAACGGGCGACGCGCAAACAGTATTCGTCAGAAGAGAAGATCCGGATCGTGCTGGATGGCTTGCGTGGCGAAGACAGCATTGCTGAGTTGTGCCGTCGTGAGGGAATATCTCAAGGTATCTACTACAAATGGTCCAAGGACTTCATGGAAGCTGGCAAACGGCGGCTTGCTGGAGATACGGCGCGTGCGGCTACGACCGACGAAGTCAAGGACCTGCGCCGCGAAGCCCGAGACCTGAAGGAGGTCGTTGCCGAGCAAACACTGGAACTGCGTCTTCTC AAAAAGCATGACCGGCGGTGGGGGCGACCAAGAATGAGGTATGCTGCATCTGAGAAGTTGGAGATCATCCGGCTTGTTGAGGGGTCGCATTTGTCTGCTCGTCGAACATTGGCAAAGCTGGGCATCCCCCGCACCACATTTTACCGTTGGTATGATCGGTATCGGCAGCGCGGCGACGCTGGCCTTGTGGATCAAGCGCCTAAGCCCAGACATGTCTGGAACCGCATCCCCGACGAAGTCCGGCGCAAGGTCGTCAAGCTGGCGCTGCAGGAGACGGAGCTGTCGCCGCGCGAACTGGCAGTGACGTTCACGGATCGGGAGCGCTACTTCGTCTCGGAATCTTCAGTCTATCGGGCCCTGAAGGCCCACGATCTGATCACCAGCCCGGCCTTTATCGTGCTCAAGGCGGCAAACGAGTTCAAAGACAAGACCACTGCGATCAACCAGCTTTGGCAAACCGACTTCACCTATCTCAAAGTGCTTGGCTGGGGCTGGTTCTATCTCAGCACAATCCTGGACGACTACAGCCGCTACATCATCTCGTGGAAACTCTGCACGAACATGCGGGCAGAGGACGTGACGGACACCCTGGATTTGGCGCTACAAGCATCAGGGTGCGATCAGGTTCACGTCATCCACAAACCCCGCCTCCTCAGCGACAACGGGTCCAGTTACGTCTCTGGCGATCTGGCTGAATGGCTGCAGGACAAAGGCATGAAGCATTCTCGGGGCGCACCATATCATCCCCAGACACAGGGCAAGATCGAGAGGTGGCATCAAACCCTGAAGAACCGCATCCTATTGGAGAACTACTTCCTTCCGGGAGACCTCGAAACCCAGATCGAAGCCTTCGTCGATCACTACAATCACAAGCGCTACCACGAGAGCCTGAACAACGTCACACCCGCCGACGTCTACTTCGGGCGTGACAAAGCCATTCTAAGACAACGGGAAAGGATCAAACGAAAGACGCTCGAAGCGCGGCGCTTGCATCACAGACAGCGCGCCGCATAA
- a CDS encoding HAD hydrolase-like protein, whose amino-acid sequence MTAVFLDLDGTLMDSKRGIESSLRYAFSETGQSHHAEGDLTWMIGPPFVDSFSKLGIENADPILDAYRVHYQKVGMFDATVYEGVMKSLATMRDNGHRLYLMPAKPHHYARKITAHFGIAPFLKEEFGPELDGTRNWKGELLAYALDLTGETADASVMVGDRHHDMAAAAEVGMAAIAAKWGYGSSEDWQGAQHFLERAHDLPQAVNVIRPIKS is encoded by the coding sequence TTGACCGCGGTTTTTCTGGATCTAGACGGCACATTGATGGACAGCAAGCGCGGCATTGAGTCGTCGCTAAGATATGCATTTAGCGAGACCGGTCAAAGCCATCATGCCGAAGGCGATCTGACTTGGATGATTGGGCCGCCATTTGTCGATAGTTTTTCCAAACTAGGCATAGAAAACGCTGATCCGATTCTGGATGCCTATAGGGTGCACTACCAAAAGGTCGGTATGTTTGATGCCACGGTATACGAAGGCGTAATGAAATCACTGGCGACGATGCGGGACAACGGCCACCGGCTGTATCTGATGCCGGCTAAACCTCATCACTATGCCCGAAAGATAACTGCGCATTTCGGCATTGCACCATTCTTGAAAGAAGAGTTCGGCCCTGAATTGGACGGCACGCGGAATTGGAAGGGCGAGCTTTTGGCCTATGCGCTGGACCTGACCGGCGAGACTGCAGACGCGTCCGTTATGGTCGGCGACCGACATCATGATATGGCGGCTGCGGCCGAGGTTGGAATGGCCGCGATTGCTGCCAAATGGGGGTATGGCTCATCCGAAGATTGGCAGGGCGCTCAACATTTTCTGGAACGTGCCCATGATTTACCACAAGCCGTCAATGTCATTCGGCCCATAAAAAGCTGA
- the dapD gene encoding 2,3,4,5-tetrahydropyridine-2,6-dicarboxylate N-succinyltransferase, with protein sequence MSNAQLEAAIETAWETRETVSPATTGETREAIEDTLNALDSGSLRVAEKKDDGSWHVNQWAKKAVLLSFRLNDMEQIPGGNGNSSWWDKVPSKFAGWGDNQWRDAGFRAVPGSIVRRSAYVAPGVVLMPSFVNIGAYVDEGSMVDGWATVGSCAQIGKHVHLSGGVGIGGVLEPMQAGPTIIEDNCFIGARSEVVEGCIVREGSVLGMGVFIGQSTKIVDRETGEVMYGEVPPYSVVVAGSMPTKNNINLYCAVIVKRVDERTRSKTGINELLRD encoded by the coding sequence ATGTCAAACGCTCAACTTGAAGCTGCTATTGAGACCGCCTGGGAAACACGGGAGACTGTCTCTCCCGCCACAACCGGCGAGACCCGAGAAGCCATTGAAGACACTCTGAATGCTCTAGACAGCGGGTCCCTTCGTGTCGCCGAAAAGAAAGACGATGGCAGTTGGCATGTGAACCAATGGGCCAAAAAGGCCGTCTTGCTGTCGTTTCGCCTGAATGACATGGAGCAGATTCCCGGTGGGAATGGCAATTCGAGCTGGTGGGACAAAGTGCCTTCGAAGTTTGCGGGTTGGGGTGATAATCAATGGCGCGACGCAGGTTTCCGCGCGGTGCCTGGTTCGATCGTTCGCCGATCTGCCTACGTTGCTCCTGGTGTCGTGCTTATGCCGTCCTTCGTGAACATTGGCGCATATGTTGATGAAGGGTCCATGGTCGACGGTTGGGCGACTGTTGGGTCTTGCGCTCAGATCGGTAAACACGTTCACCTATCCGGCGGCGTTGGCATTGGCGGTGTGTTGGAACCCATGCAAGCGGGGCCCACCATCATTGAAGACAACTGCTTTATCGGAGCCCGCTCTGAAGTTGTTGAAGGCTGCATCGTGCGCGAAGGTTCGGTTTTGGGAATGGGCGTTTTCATCGGCCAGTCCACGAAGATCGTCGATCGCGAAACTGGCGAAGTGATGTACGGTGAAGTTCCGCCCTATTCAGTGGTTGTCGCAGGTTCGATGCCAACCAAGAACAACATCAATCTATATTGCGCCGTGATCGTAAAGCGCGTGGACGAGCGCACCCGCTCGAAGACCGGCATTAATGAACTGCTGCGCGACTGA
- a CDS encoding pyridoxal-phosphate dependent enzyme yields the protein MLPPTSDEIAAAGDRIQGHVHRTPVLESHGLIEGRMIELKLKNAQPTGSFKVRGAFNTLLNSKVPEAGVVAASGGNHGAAVAYAARKLGHRATVFVPELAGPSKIALIRNTGADLHVVSGHYAEALAQARAFEAENGAMQIHAYDAPKTLAGQGTVVREWEAQHLASSTVLIAVGGGGLIGGALSWLEGRRNVVAVEPERAPTLHAAIEAGKPVDVEVGGIAANALGAKRIGELCFGLAQEHDIQSVLVTDEAIADAQKLLWNVCRQWVEPAGATALAALTSGVYRPVTSGSVAVLVCGANPAPGPFD from the coding sequence ATGCTTCCACCGACTTCCGATGAAATTGCCGCTGCCGGAGATCGCATTCAGGGACACGTCCATCGAACACCTGTGCTGGAATCGCACGGGTTGATCGAGGGCCGCATGATCGAGCTGAAACTGAAAAATGCTCAACCGACCGGCAGTTTCAAGGTCAGGGGCGCGTTTAATACGCTTCTGAACAGCAAAGTGCCCGAAGCAGGCGTTGTCGCGGCTTCGGGCGGTAATCACGGTGCGGCAGTAGCCTACGCAGCTCGAAAATTGGGTCATCGGGCAACGGTATTTGTGCCCGAACTCGCCGGACCGTCGAAAATCGCTTTGATCCGGAATACGGGGGCAGACTTGCATGTGGTGTCGGGCCATTACGCAGAGGCTTTAGCCCAAGCACGGGCATTCGAGGCTGAAAACGGGGCAATGCAAATACATGCCTATGATGCGCCGAAAACACTGGCCGGACAGGGCACTGTCGTGCGCGAATGGGAGGCTCAGCATCTAGCCTCTTCCACTGTATTGATAGCCGTCGGCGGCGGCGGGCTTATTGGCGGAGCACTTTCGTGGCTGGAGGGACGTCGGAATGTTGTAGCGGTTGAGCCGGAACGCGCACCGACGCTCCATGCCGCCATTGAAGCCGGAAAGCCTGTCGACGTTGAGGTTGGCGGGATTGCCGCCAACGCACTTGGCGCTAAGCGTATCGGAGAACTTTGCTTTGGTCTGGCGCAGGAACACGACATCCAGTCTGTGTTGGTAACAGATGAAGCAATCGCTGACGCCCAGAAACTTTTATGGAATGTCTGTCGTCAGTGGGTCGAACCTGCGGGGGCAACGGCGCTAGCTGCTTTGACTTCAGGAGTCTATCGGCCAGTCACTTCTGGGTCGGTTGCGGTTTTGGTGTGTGGTGCAAATCCAGCGCCTGGTCCTTTCGACTGA
- a CDS encoding lysine decarboxylase, giving the protein MNEDRRHLFRDAHQDRESVKGIPDTPQTRSPSYNLAFADADFLCRDELRPVRLQLELLKPEMLMTEYGIKSTVVLFGGARIPEPAKKDSARTKTLADLSRFYDEARKFAHLVTERSLKDGGGENVIVTGGGPGVMEAGNRGAQDAGGVSIGLNIVLPHEQAPNLFVTPELAFNFHYFAIRKMHFLMRANAIAVFPGGFGTMDELFETLTLIQTGRMQRVPFLLFGREFWEKIINWEALADAGTISDDDLDLFRIVETADEAMSCIDEWHLPATKRDGIPGR; this is encoded by the coding sequence ATGAACGAGGACCGTCGCCATCTGTTTCGCGATGCGCACCAGGATCGCGAAAGCGTAAAAGGCATACCTGACACGCCGCAAACACGGTCGCCTTCTTACAATCTGGCATTCGCGGATGCGGACTTTTTGTGTCGTGACGAATTGCGGCCTGTCCGTTTGCAACTGGAATTGCTGAAGCCTGAGATGTTGATGACGGAATACGGCATCAAATCAACGGTGGTGCTGTTTGGCGGTGCACGCATTCCGGAGCCTGCCAAGAAAGATAGTGCGCGAACGAAAACGTTGGCTGACCTTTCACGGTTCTACGACGAGGCCCGTAAATTCGCTCATCTGGTGACAGAAAGATCCTTGAAAGACGGCGGCGGCGAGAACGTTATCGTAACCGGTGGAGGACCCGGCGTGATGGAGGCCGGTAACAGAGGGGCACAAGATGCTGGTGGAGTGTCAATTGGGCTTAATATTGTGTTGCCTCACGAACAAGCTCCGAACCTTTTTGTCACGCCAGAACTGGCGTTCAACTTCCACTACTTCGCCATCCGGAAAATGCACTTTTTGATGCGGGCTAACGCTATCGCAGTTTTCCCGGGTGGCTTCGGAACCATGGACGAGCTGTTCGAGACGCTGACACTTATTCAGACCGGGCGCATGCAGCGCGTGCCATTCCTGCTGTTTGGGCGCGAATTTTGGGAGAAAATTATCAACTGGGAAGCTCTGGCGGATGCCGGCACGATTTCAGACGATGATCTGGACCTATTTCGCATTGTCGAGACCGCAGACGAAGCAATGTCTTGTATCGACGAATGGCACCTTCCAGCAACGAAACGAGACGGAATTCCCGGGCGTTAG
- a CDS encoding GlsB/YeaQ/YmgE family stress response membrane protein, giving the protein MKFIVFLIIGGCAGWLAARFMNKSQGLWMNLLIGIIGAYLGGFLAGAVGLSATGIIGELIVATVGAVILLWGVGKLKA; this is encoded by the coding sequence ATGAAATTCATTGTGTTTTTGATCATCGGCGGCTGCGCAGGCTGGCTGGCCGCGCGATTTATGAACAAAAGCCAAGGCCTTTGGATGAACCTTTTGATCGGGATCATCGGAGCTTATCTCGGTGGATTTCTTGCCGGAGCCGTCGGGCTTTCGGCCACAGGGATCATTGGCGAATTGATCGTCGCCACTGTTGGCGCTGTCATTCTGCTTTGGGGTGTCGGAAAGTTAAAGGCGTAA